Proteins encoded by one window of Nocardia goodfellowii:
- a CDS encoding lipid droplet-associated protein yields the protein MFRPPFLARVAAGAAVYALEETRRLPTAAMNFPITAISQLLQTTMHVQQFVTSLALKGDAVFDRLGGGAEAQPEWATFDDDLPSEQTSGAAPAPVGRTSRFDLYTDGESSEPAHATNGHVTAVTTITVPEITRPESEAEPEAEPVAEAEPAETAEPAESDIAEPEVAKRYDYANMTLAQLRARLRMLTLEDLATLLDYEQQTRARAAFVTMLTNRIATVQAQ from the coding sequence ATGTTTCGACCTCCGTTCCTGGCCCGGGTCGCCGCCGGTGCCGCCGTATACGCCCTCGAAGAAACCCGCCGGTTACCCACAGCGGCAATGAATTTCCCGATCACCGCGATCAGCCAGCTACTGCAGACCACGATGCATGTGCAGCAGTTCGTGACCAGCCTCGCGCTCAAGGGCGACGCTGTGTTCGACCGGCTCGGCGGTGGTGCGGAAGCACAGCCGGAGTGGGCCACCTTCGACGACGACCTGCCCTCGGAGCAAACCTCTGGCGCCGCACCGGCACCGGTCGGCCGTACCAGTCGCTTCGATCTCTACACCGACGGTGAGAGCTCCGAACCCGCGCACGCGACCAATGGTCACGTCACCGCAGTGACGACGATCACGGTGCCGGAAATCACCCGGCCGGAGAGCGAAGCGGAGCCGGAAGCCGAGCCCGTCGCCGAAGCCGAGCCGGCGGAGACCGCCGAACCGGCCGAGTCGGACATCGCGGAACCGGAAGTCGCCAAGCGCTACGACTACGCGAACATGACGCTGGCTCAGCTGCGCGCCCGCCTGCGCATGCTGACTCTCGAGGATCTCGCCACCCTGCTGGACTACGAGCAGCAGACGCGGGCGCGGGCCGCCTTCGTCACCATGCTGACCAACCGCATCGCCACCGTTCAGGCGCAGTAA
- a CDS encoding DUF6542 domain-containing protein, translating to MAASQRVRSRVPAPQRSILPSVPGIPAGAAVLIAVACTFLGFLVDANGDMNELTGTFATLYVVGCVAAVLAVRYRGLFSTMVLPPLLMVVAVPLAYQQLAGSGGSGIKDLLLNLAVPLVYRFPTMLLATALVLLIGGLRIYLFRREQTAESAAESRRGSSWGRTSGTSRSRTKRGEALSDSSKRRPRRSQPEPDDDLDLADQKTDKYLPPRPGKRTSGEVADAPPRVGKSGRARDGRAGRTGRSATPRSDNPPLPRPNVRYRERDSSRGERRKPENL from the coding sequence GTGGCTGCTTCCCAACGTGTGCGTTCCCGGGTGCCCGCGCCGCAACGTTCGATCCTGCCGTCGGTGCCGGGTATCCCGGCCGGCGCAGCCGTCCTGATTGCGGTTGCCTGCACGTTCCTCGGGTTCCTTGTCGATGCCAACGGCGACATGAACGAGCTGACGGGCACGTTCGCCACGCTCTACGTCGTCGGCTGCGTGGCGGCTGTGCTCGCCGTTCGCTACCGCGGGCTGTTCAGCACGATGGTGCTGCCGCCGTTGCTGATGGTCGTCGCGGTACCGCTGGCGTATCAGCAGCTGGCCGGCAGCGGCGGCAGCGGCATCAAGGACTTGCTGCTGAACCTGGCCGTCCCGCTGGTGTACCGGTTCCCGACGATGCTGCTGGCCACCGCGCTGGTGCTGCTCATCGGGGGGTTGCGGATCTACCTGTTCCGGCGTGAGCAGACGGCCGAGAGCGCCGCGGAATCACGTCGCGGCTCGAGTTGGGGACGCACGAGTGGAACCAGCCGGTCGCGCACCAAGCGCGGTGAGGCGCTGTCCGATTCCTCGAAGCGCCGGCCGCGGCGTAGTCAGCCGGAGCCGGACGACGATCTGGATCTCGCCGATCAGAAGACCGACAAGTATCTGCCGCCGCGCCCGGGCAAACGGACCTCCGGCGAAGTCGCCGACGCGCCACCGCGGGTGGGCAAGTCGGGTCGTGCCAGGGACGGCCGCGCGGGCCGCACCGGACGCTCGGCCACTCCGCGCAGCGACAACCCGCCGCTGCCGCGGCCCAATGTGCGCTACCGGGAGCGGGATTCGAGCCGCGGCGAGCGGCGCAAACCGGAGAACCTGTAA
- a CDS encoding 4-hydroxy-3-methylbut-2-enyl diphosphate reductase — translation MSSAIPLNLGIARSAGTGSADANGGKRVLLAEPRGYCAGVDRAVETVEKALEKHGAPIYVRKEIVHNRHVVETLRDRGVIFVDETDEVPEGQVVVFSAHGVSPMVHETAAERNLHTIDATCPLVTKVHQEAKRFARDDFDILLIGHEGHEEVEGTAGEAPDHVQLVDGPDSVDKVTVRDESKVIWLSQTTLSVDETMETVKRLRERFPGLQDPPSDDICYATQNRQVAVKAMAPECDLVIVVGSRNSSNSVRLVEVALGAGAKASYLVDYAKEVDPAWLEGVRTVGITSGASVPEILVEGVLEMLAEHGFGEVQPVTTANETLVFALPRELRAARN, via the coding sequence ATGTCTTCGGCCATACCTTTGAACCTCGGAATCGCCCGCTCGGCGGGTACCGGATCAGCCGATGCCAATGGGGGAAAGCGCGTCCTACTCGCCGAGCCGCGCGGCTACTGCGCGGGCGTGGACCGCGCGGTCGAGACGGTGGAGAAAGCGCTCGAGAAACACGGCGCTCCCATCTATGTGCGCAAGGAGATCGTGCACAACCGCCACGTGGTGGAGACGCTGCGCGATCGCGGCGTGATCTTCGTCGACGAGACCGACGAGGTGCCCGAGGGCCAAGTCGTGGTGTTCTCCGCGCACGGTGTCTCGCCGATGGTGCACGAGACGGCCGCCGAGCGGAATCTGCACACCATCGACGCCACCTGCCCGCTGGTGACCAAGGTGCATCAAGAGGCCAAGCGCTTCGCCCGCGACGACTTCGACATTCTGCTGATCGGTCACGAAGGCCATGAGGAAGTAGAAGGCACCGCCGGCGAGGCGCCGGACCACGTGCAACTGGTGGACGGCCCCGATTCGGTGGACAAGGTCACCGTGCGCGACGAGTCGAAGGTGATCTGGCTGTCGCAGACCACGCTCAGCGTCGACGAGACGATGGAAACCGTGAAGCGGCTGCGCGAGCGTTTCCCCGGATTGCAGGATCCGCCGAGCGACGACATCTGCTACGCCACGCAGAACCGTCAGGTCGCGGTGAAGGCGATGGCCCCGGAATGCGATCTGGTGATCGTGGTGGGTTCGCGCAATTCGTCGAACTCGGTGCGGCTGGTCGAAGTCGCCCTCGGCGCGGGTGCGAAGGCGTCCTACCTGGTGGATTACGCCAAGGAGGTCGATCCGGCCTGGCTCGAGGGTGTCCGCACCGTCGGCATCACCTCCGGCGCCTCGGTGCCGGAAATCCTGGTGGAGGGCGTGCTGGAGATGCTGGCCGAGCACGGCTTCGGCGAGGTGCAGCCGGTGACCACCGCCAATGAGACCTTGGTCTTCGCACTGCCTCGCGAATTGCGCGCCGCGCGTAACTAG
- the xseA gene encoding exodeoxyribonuclease VII large subunit produces MTSAANPSANSPANSADAPWPVRTVSMKVTQWIDRLGSIWVEGQITQINLRPGTRTAFLVLRDPSVDMSLSVTCDPELIRRSPIPLQEGTRVVVYGKLSFFAGRGTISLRVLEIRPVGVGELLARIERLKALLAAEGLFDPRLKRPLPFLPRTVGLITGRASAAERDVLSVAQSRWPAVHFEIRNAATQGPMAVPQILAALAELDRDPAVEVIVLARGGGSVEDLLAFSDEALCRAIVAATTPIVSAIGHEPDNPLSDFVADVRAATPTDAAKRVVPDAAAELAGVRELRARSAAALRGWVDRETRALVQLRSRPVMADPLREIDRRTEEIERLRVSARRCAEHLIRTETTAARHLREKLTAVGPAATLSRGYAVVQRVTGPERHVVRSIEDAPAGSQLRIRVADGAITAAALGTQALGARKTTETERD; encoded by the coding sequence ATGACCTCCGCGGCCAACCCATCGGCGAACAGCCCCGCGAATTCCGCTGACGCGCCGTGGCCGGTGCGCACGGTGTCGATGAAGGTCACGCAGTGGATCGACAGGCTCGGCAGCATCTGGGTCGAGGGGCAGATCACTCAGATCAATCTGCGTCCCGGCACCCGCACCGCTTTTCTCGTCCTGCGCGACCCGTCGGTCGACATGTCCCTGTCGGTGACGTGCGACCCGGAGCTGATCCGCAGATCACCGATCCCCTTGCAGGAGGGCACCCGGGTCGTCGTCTACGGGAAGCTGTCCTTCTTCGCCGGCCGCGGCACGATCTCCTTGCGGGTGCTCGAGATTCGCCCCGTCGGAGTCGGAGAACTGCTGGCCCGGATCGAGCGCCTGAAAGCGCTGCTGGCGGCCGAGGGTCTGTTCGATCCGCGGCTCAAGCGTCCGCTGCCCTTCTTGCCCAGGACCGTCGGCCTGATCACCGGCCGCGCCAGCGCCGCCGAGCGCGATGTCCTGTCGGTGGCCCAGAGCCGTTGGCCCGCAGTGCATTTCGAGATTCGCAATGCGGCGACGCAGGGGCCGATGGCGGTACCGCAGATCCTGGCGGCGCTGGCCGAACTGGATCGGGATCCGGCTGTCGAGGTGATCGTGCTGGCTCGCGGCGGCGGCAGTGTCGAGGATCTGCTCGCCTTCTCCGACGAAGCGCTCTGCCGCGCCATCGTGGCCGCGACCACGCCCATCGTCAGTGCCATCGGCCACGAACCCGACAATCCGCTCAGCGATTTCGTCGCCGACGTGCGGGCGGCCACTCCGACCGATGCCGCGAAGCGCGTAGTTCCCGACGCAGCAGCCGAATTGGCGGGCGTGCGCGAGTTGCGTGCCCGCTCCGCGGCGGCGCTGCGGGGCTGGGTGGATCGAGAGACCCGCGCGCTGGTCCAGTTGCGTTCGCGCCCGGTCATGGCCGACCCGCTGCGCGAAATCGACCGGCGTACAGAGGAAATCGAACGCCTGCGCGTCTCCGCCCGGCGCTGCGCCGAACATCTGATCCGGACCGAAACCACCGCGGCCCGGCATCTGCGGGAGAAGCTCACCGCGGTCGGCCCGGCGGCGACGCTGTCGCGTGGCTACGCTGTCGTCCAGCGGGTGACCGGGCCCGAACGCCACGTCGTACGCAGCATCGAGGACGCGCCCGCGGGCAGCCAGCTGCGCATCCGAGTCGCCGACGGCGCGATCACCGCGGCCGCGCTGGGCACCCAGGCCCTGGGCGCCCGGAAAACCACCGAAACCGAGAGGGA